One window from the genome of Paenibacillus azoreducens encodes:
- a CDS encoding FAD-dependent oxidoreductase, translating into MLLIMVSALIIQMFNPWGVNRIPQAASCGEGCSRYDVVVVGSELQGVLLAREAQKLGLSVLILDPREKPGGELIQGEMLFLDEPRDKRHVSLAQGEMKNLFHAYNKGKIRNLQEFQAYYNKLIENLPLKSGIKIHDVEEAAVNDSHTMKSLTYKDRDQKAYKLEARYWVENTDFNALTGWLKHKKRIPGMEVIEKRNSPGYMGATYMLNYKNVDWKKLNTEVLKHYPLSNLRKIYGPNTYVDWNFAVGFSNVMNKFAPLEKFVRLRGLNIANQRGGKVIINGLIIYNVDPSNDASVKEAMRKGAAEAPRILEYLRSHLPGFEKAEMNVAPNYLYIRDFNRFETDYVLKYEDVMGGKMFWDNVSIGAYPVDLQGTVHIPHGIGFGVTPAYGIPLRSFLLKEYNNVLAVGKNIGADIKAYGTSRIMANNALAAQTIGIILGHESDRRQLKDLTPEDFRRIHHYLKRKYRIQVERA; encoded by the coding sequence ATGCTACTGATCATGGTGTCCGCACTTATTATTCAAATGTTTAATCCCTGGGGGGTAAACCGGATTCCCCAAGCCGCCTCCTGCGGCGAAGGCTGCAGCCGTTATGACGTTGTCGTTGTCGGCAGCGAACTTCAGGGGGTGCTTTTGGCCAGAGAGGCCCAGAAGCTCGGACTTAGCGTTTTGATCCTTGACCCGCGGGAGAAACCCGGGGGCGAGCTGATTCAGGGGGAGATGCTGTTTCTCGATGAACCAAGGGACAAGCGGCACGTAAGCTTGGCTCAGGGCGAGATGAAAAATCTGTTCCATGCATATAACAAGGGGAAAATACGCAATTTGCAGGAGTTTCAGGCCTATTATAATAAGCTGATAGAAAATCTCCCTTTAAAGAGCGGAATCAAGATTCATGACGTGGAAGAGGCTGCGGTAAACGATAGCCATACGATGAAATCGCTGACTTATAAGGACCGGGATCAGAAGGCTTATAAGCTGGAAGCCCGTTATTGGGTGGAAAATACGGACTTTAATGCGCTAACCGGCTGGCTGAAGCATAAGAAACGGATTCCGGGCATGGAGGTTATTGAGAAGAGAAACAGTCCGGGTTATATGGGCGCGACATATATGCTGAATTACAAAAACGTGGACTGGAAGAAGCTGAATACGGAAGTTTTAAAGCATTATCCGCTGTCCAATCTCCGGAAGATATACGGTCCCAACACATACGTGGATTGGAACTTTGCCGTAGGGTTCAGCAATGTTATGAACAAGTTTGCCCCTCTCGAGAAGTTTGTCCGCCTCCGCGGTCTGAACATCGCCAATCAAAGGGGCGGGAAAGTCATTATTAACGGTTTGATTATATACAACGTTGATCCGTCCAATGATGCATCCGTGAAGGAAGCCATGCGAAAGGGAGCAGCGGAGGCTCCGCGTATTCTGGAATATTTGCGGAGTCATTTGCCGGGGTTTGAGAAGGCCGAGATGAACGTTGCGCCAAATTATCTCTATATTCGCGACTTTAACCGTTTTGAGACCGATTATGTGCTGAAATATGAAGACGTGATGGGCGGAAAAATGTTCTGGGACAATGTCAGCATCGGCGCTTACCCGGTTGATTTGCAAGGCACGGTACATATTCCGCATGGGATCGGGTTCGGAGTGACCCCTGCGTACGGAATACCCCTCCGTTCTTTTCTGTTGAAAGAATACAATAATGTGCTGGCCGTTGGGAAAAACATCGGGGCAGACATCAAGGCCTACGGAACATCCCGAATTATGGCCAACAACGCGCTGGCGGCGCAGACCATCGGCATCATTCTCGGACATGAATCCGATCGTAGGCAGTTGAAAGATTTAACGCCGGAGGATTTTAGGCGGATTCATCATTATTTGAAAAGGAAATATCGTATCCAAGTCGAGCGTGCGTAA
- a CDS encoding ArsR/SmtB family transcription factor yields the protein MDILQTIKALSNETRFNILEWLKHPEEHFSPQEHMPASCDFKGGICVGSISEKTGLAQSVVSGYLVKLQKAGLLESRRAGQWTYYRRNEEGIRRFIEQLKEEL from the coding sequence ATGGATATATTACAAACGATCAAGGCATTGTCAAATGAGACCCGGTTCAATATTTTGGAATGGCTGAAGCATCCCGAGGAGCATTTCAGTCCCCAGGAGCATATGCCCGCTTCTTGCGATTTTAAGGGCGGCATTTGCGTCGGTTCCATTTCAGAAAAAACAGGACTCGCCCAATCCGTTGTTTCCGGTTATCTGGTCAAATTGCAAAAGGCAGGTTTGCTGGAGTCCCGCCGCGCAGGCCAATGGACTTATTACAGACGTAATGAGGAGGGAATTAGACGTTTTATCGAACAACTCAAGGAAGAGCTTTAG
- a CDS encoding TetR/AcrR family transcriptional regulator: MQTLKEDVRQSILRAALREFKSHDYTDASMRRIASEAGITTGNIYRYYKNKEELFEALVKPVYEKLIEYVLNLKKELDRSYTGGNHGLKYLNMVEDTVIGLFDAYSAELTILMNRSAGSKYVQVKSDMVKLIATIMEDVFTSGRDNADKLTIQQRQSALMLAGTVVEGICLILREHEDGETVKRLVNEFIFLYYLGNEHRFTP; encoded by the coding sequence ATGCAAACGCTAAAAGAAGATGTCCGCCAAAGCATTTTACGGGCAGCTCTGCGCGAATTCAAAAGCCATGATTATACTGATGCATCCATGCGCCGTATCGCGTCAGAAGCAGGAATCACGACGGGGAATATTTATCGTTACTACAAAAACAAGGAGGAACTGTTCGAAGCGCTCGTCAAACCTGTATACGAGAAACTCATCGAGTACGTTCTCAACTTGAAAAAGGAGTTGGACCGCTCCTATACAGGTGGAAACCACGGGCTCAAGTATTTGAACATGGTTGAAGACACGGTCATCGGTCTGTTTGACGCCTACAGTGCGGAGCTGACGATCTTAATGAACCGCAGCGCAGGCTCGAAATACGTTCAGGTGAAGTCGGATATGGTAAAGCTGATTGCTACCATTATGGAGGATGTGTTTACGTCAGGCCGCGATAACGCCGACAAGCTGACAATTCAGCAGCGCCAAAGCGCGCTGATGCTCGCGGGTACTGTCGTGGAAGGCATATGTCTGATCCTTAGGGAACATGAAGATGGCGAAACCGTAAAAAGGCTTGTAAACGAGTTTATTTTTCTGTATTACTTGGGCAATGAGCACCGGTTCACTCCTTGA
- a CDS encoding ATP-binding protein, producing MISNFKRIIILCSTIFIMLSITASYILSRKMMKPIIRSWDKQVEFVENASHELRTPLTIIQNKLELDTGIGISEEALPRIFDRFYREDRARSRESGGSGLGLSIAQWIAGSHHGTIQALHNQPKGMIFRVKLPK from the coding sequence TTGATCAGTAATTTCAAGCGGATCATCATTTTATGCTCAACCATATTCATCATGTTATCCATTACCGCAAGTTATATTTTATCCCGCAAAATGATGAAGCCGATTATCCGATCCTGGGACAAACAGGTGGAGTTTGTGGAAAACGCTTCGCATGAGCTGCGGACGCCGCTCACAATTATCCAGAACAAGCTTGAGCTGGATACCGGCATTGGCATCAGCGAAGAAGCGCTGCCCCGCATATTCGACCGTTTCTACCGTGAAGACCGGGCGCGTTCGCGCGAAAGCGGCGGCTCGGGGCTCGGCCTGTCCATCGCGCAGTGGATCGCTGGGAGCCATCATGGCACGATCCAAGCGCTGCATAACCAGCCCAAGGGCATGATTTTCCGTGTTAAACTCCCAAAATGA
- a CDS encoding MMPL family transporter: MRQIIKWRWAILVFWLVATVLLTVFQPDVNAILHERGQDPLTEDSPSKVAGTLLSKMTGTKGTSDIIVFHREGKLTDEDMTNIKSGIESLIQHKSELGFSQLIDPITTPDAKSSLISEDNTTLMASFNLDRMGRNVDEIDKQFKEVLKDVNVPYYLSGQDFIENDYIKASTAGVEKSAALTIIFILLVLILMFRSLIIPFVSLLAVGISYLCSMGIAAQIIDKLEFPVTSVTQMLLVLILFGIGTDYNILLFNRFREELAHGRSVDEAIITSYKTAGKTIWYSIATVFIAFAGLSFSSFGIYKSANVVAIGTVVLVLEIMTLTPFILKVLGPKLFWPSKKNAGHKESKFWANLTAISVKHPVIVTAVIVVLMIPALLTSGQKLSFDQLQELGDGYPSTKGFNLVAEHFSKGQALPTTVVIEGDKALDNNNALGVIDRLTDKLKAVGGVKSVASVTQPQSKPIDAFYISNQTEAVKDGISASQKGVDQIKSGLDQIGGKLSAPDTSSANELVSGTSKVKNGYDQIAAALGQVSGGISKGAGGAGELGKGIANLKSGLDAVSANTGKISKGLTEMSKGYASLEAGYKQIGGQVPQIQQGLAGMNGLIAGLGAKHSELAADADYMKLKATGETLESSLAQLSGGLQQLNANYAKLNASLSQTAGGLGQIEGAQKQLSAGLAALQKGADELQKGLQQGSGGSREIEANMKKLNAALGQVQSGQKQLIDGLASLTGGMSQLKEGIGKSGSGLGDISEGLGKTTDFLTQLNSSKTFFIPREALDSEAFKKAEDNFMSKDRTITKMIVILKDDPYSPAALKTIEKINDTLSSGLKGTVLDNARYGAAGPSSTTYDMNKEQLNSFNGTAIIVIVSVFIVLLFVIRSFWPSVFIVLSLVASYYVAMSASNLVATYIIGADGVSSFVPFFSFIVIVAVGVDYSIFLMERYREHGDMSPGEAIVKAARSVGGVIISAMVILGGTFATLMPSGLVLLIELAAAVIVGLVVLCFILLPMLVPALMTLPGSIQRRRTEHLHVAHISGKDSESE, from the coding sequence ATGCGGCAAATCATCAAATGGCGCTGGGCGATTCTGGTGTTTTGGCTTGTAGCAACCGTGCTGCTGACCGTGTTTCAGCCGGATGTGAACGCCATTTTGCATGAGCGGGGCCAAGACCCGCTAACCGAAGACAGTCCGTCGAAAGTCGCCGGAACTCTGCTAAGCAAGATGACCGGTACGAAAGGAACAAGCGACATTATTGTGTTTCACCGGGAAGGCAAATTGACGGATGAGGATATGACAAACATCAAGTCCGGAATCGAAAGCTTGATTCAGCATAAATCGGAGCTCGGATTCAGCCAGCTCATTGATCCGATCACGACTCCGGATGCCAAGTCCTCCTTAATTTCCGAGGATAATACCACGCTCATGGCCAGCTTTAATCTGGATAGAATGGGCCGCAACGTGGACGAAATCGACAAGCAGTTCAAAGAAGTGCTGAAGGATGTCAATGTCCCTTATTACTTAAGCGGCCAGGACTTCATCGAAAATGACTATATCAAAGCCTCCACGGCGGGCGTAGAGAAAAGCGCGGCGCTGACCATCATTTTCATCTTGTTGGTATTGATCCTGATGTTCCGCTCTTTGATCATTCCGTTCGTCTCCCTGCTCGCGGTCGGGATTTCTTATCTCTGCTCCATGGGGATCGCTGCGCAAATCATCGACAAGCTGGAGTTCCCGGTCACGAGCGTGACGCAGATGCTGCTGGTACTGATTCTGTTCGGAATCGGCACGGATTATAACATTCTGTTGTTCAACCGTTTCAGAGAGGAATTGGCACATGGCCGGTCTGTCGACGAAGCGATCATCACCTCGTACAAGACCGCTGGCAAAACGATTTGGTATAGCATCGCTACCGTGTTTATCGCTTTTGCAGGACTGAGCTTCTCAAGCTTCGGCATCTATAAATCGGCGAACGTGGTTGCAATCGGCACCGTTGTCCTGGTGCTGGAAATCATGACGCTAACGCCATTTATACTCAAGGTATTGGGTCCGAAGCTGTTCTGGCCTTCGAAAAAGAATGCGGGGCACAAGGAAAGCAAGTTCTGGGCAAATTTGACCGCCATTTCCGTCAAGCATCCGGTCATTGTTACGGCTGTAATCGTAGTCCTGATGATCCCGGCTTTGCTGACAAGCGGGCAAAAACTATCCTTTGACCAGCTCCAAGAGCTTGGCGACGGGTATCCGTCCACCAAAGGTTTCAACCTTGTGGCGGAACATTTCAGCAAGGGGCAAGCGCTGCCGACTACCGTCGTGATTGAAGGCGACAAAGCGCTGGATAACAATAACGCGCTTGGCGTCATCGACAGGCTGACGGATAAGCTCAAAGCCGTAGGCGGAGTCAAATCGGTCGCAAGCGTCACGCAGCCGCAGTCGAAGCCGATTGACGCCTTTTATATCAGCAATCAGACGGAAGCTGTCAAGGACGGGATATCTGCTTCCCAAAAAGGCGTGGACCAAATCAAAAGCGGACTGGACCAGATTGGCGGCAAGCTGAGCGCGCCGGATACATCGAGCGCAAACGAGCTTGTTAGCGGCACGTCGAAAGTGAAGAACGGATATGATCAAATTGCAGCTGCGCTGGGGCAGGTTTCCGGCGGGATCAGCAAAGGCGCCGGCGGTGCCGGAGAGCTCGGCAAAGGGATTGCCAACCTGAAAAGCGGGTTGGATGCCGTCAGCGCCAATACGGGGAAAATCAGCAAAGGCCTGACGGAGATGTCCAAAGGATACGCCTCCCTTGAGGCCGGATATAAGCAGATTGGCGGGCAAGTCCCGCAAATTCAGCAGGGGCTGGCCGGAATGAACGGTTTGATCGCGGGTCTTGGCGCTAAGCACAGCGAACTGGCTGCCGATGCGGATTATATGAAGCTGAAGGCGACCGGCGAGACCCTTGAGTCCAGTCTGGCACAGTTAAGCGGAGGACTGCAGCAGCTGAATGCGAATTATGCGAAGTTAAATGCCTCTCTCAGCCAGACGGCCGGAGGACTTGGACAGATTGAGGGAGCCCAGAAGCAGTTATCGGCCGGACTTGCGGCTTTGCAAAAAGGAGCGGATGAACTTCAGAAAGGGCTGCAGCAGGGCAGCGGCGGCTCCCGGGAGATCGAGGCGAACATGAAGAAGCTGAATGCGGCGCTTGGCCAAGTGCAGAGCGGTCAGAAGCAGCTGATTGACGGCCTCGCAAGCCTTACGGGCGGCATGTCGCAGCTTAAAGAAGGAATCGGCAAAAGCGGCAGCGGTCTCGGGGATATTTCCGAAGGTCTGGGCAAGACCACTGATTTCCTGACTCAGCTAAACAGTTCAAAAACATTCTTTATTCCGCGTGAAGCTTTGGATAGCGAGGCTTTCAAAAAGGCCGAAGACAACTTTATGTCCAAAGACCGCACAATCACGAAGATGATCGTGATACTGAAGGATGATCCTTATTCACCGGCTGCATTAAAGACGATTGAAAAGATCAATGACACATTGTCGAGCGGCCTGAAGGGAACGGTGCTGGATAACGCCAGATACGGAGCGGCAGGACCGAGCTCCACGACTTACGACATGAACAAGGAACAGCTGAATTCCTTTAACGGTACGGCTATCATCGTTATTGTGAGCGTCTTTATCGTTCTCCTGTTCGTGATCCGCTCCTTCTGGCCGTCCGTGTTTATCGTGCTTTCGCTGGTTGCTTCTTATTACGTGGCGATGAGCGCATCCAATTTGGTCGCGACTTATATCATTGGAGCGGATGGCGTCTCTTCCTTTGTGCCTTTCTTCTCCTTTATCGTCATCGTGGCGGTGGGTGTCGATTACAGCATCTTCCTGATGGAACGTTACCGGGAACATGGCGATATGTCGCCTGGCGAAGCCATCGTAAAAGCGGCGAGGAGCGTGGGCGGGGTTATCATTTCCGCCATGGTTATTCTTGGCGGCACGTTTGCGACCTTGATGCCGTCCGGCCTGGTGCTGTTGATCGAGCTGGCGGCGGCCGTTATCGTAGGTTTGGTCGTGCTTTGCTTCATCCTGCTGCCGATGCTGGTACCGGCACTCATGACGCTGCCGGGGAGTATTCAGCGCCGGCGTACGGAACATCTGCATGTCGCCCATATCAGCGGCAAGGATTCGGAAAGCGAATAA
- a CDS encoding NADH:flavin oxidoreductase translates to MSSQQQNIRSTASLFQPFTSGKLNLPTRIVMAPMTRGFSPNGVPGPDVAAYYRRRAENGVGLIITEGTLIDHPAATDNPNIPNFHGEAALNGWAEVVKQVHEAGGKIMPQIWHIGMTRPVGALPNPEALPIGPSGLDLDGNKITEPMTEAEIAQVIQAYADAAANAKRLGFDGVEIHGAHGYLIDQFLWERTNRRTDRYGGDMMKRARFAIEVVEAVRAAVGPDFPVALRLSQWKTTKYDAKLADTPEELEQLLTALSEAGVDIFHCSTRRFWEPEFEGSQLNFAGWAKKLTGKTSITVGSVGLDDVFTNLFTQGKGAGQHDINELLKRLEQNEFDLVAVGRALLADPAWAAKVRDGRFDELQPFTPEALKTLV, encoded by the coding sequence ATGAGCAGCCAGCAGCAAAATATCCGCTCTACCGCTTCTTTATTTCAACCATTTACTTCAGGCAAACTGAATCTGCCGACAAGAATCGTTATGGCGCCGATGACCCGCGGCTTCTCTCCCAATGGGGTGCCCGGTCCGGATGTGGCCGCTTATTACCGCCGCCGTGCCGAAAATGGTGTCGGCCTGATCATTACCGAGGGCACGCTGATCGACCATCCGGCCGCTACGGATAATCCGAACATTCCGAACTTCCATGGCGAAGCCGCATTAAACGGCTGGGCCGAAGTCGTGAAGCAGGTTCATGAAGCAGGCGGCAAAATCATGCCGCAAATCTGGCATATCGGCATGACGCGCCCGGTCGGGGCGCTGCCGAATCCCGAAGCGCTGCCAATCGGACCATCCGGGCTGGATCTGGACGGCAACAAAATTACGGAGCCTATGACAGAAGCGGAAATCGCGCAAGTCATTCAGGCCTATGCCGACGCTGCCGCGAATGCGAAGCGGCTGGGCTTTGACGGCGTGGAAATCCACGGCGCCCACGGTTATCTGATCGACCAGTTCCTGTGGGAACGTACCAATCGACGTACCGACCGTTACGGCGGCGATATGATGAAGCGCGCCCGCTTTGCCATTGAAGTCGTTGAAGCCGTCCGTGCTGCGGTAGGACCGGATTTCCCGGTTGCGCTCCGTCTCTCGCAATGGAAAACGACCAAATATGATGCTAAGCTGGCGGATACGCCGGAGGAACTGGAACAGCTGCTCACCGCGTTATCCGAAGCCGGTGTCGATATTTTCCATTGCTCGACGCGCCGCTTCTGGGAACCCGAATTTGAGGGATCGCAGCTTAATTTTGCCGGATGGGCCAAAAAACTGACCGGAAAGACCTCCATTACGGTTGGATCGGTAGGTCTTGATGACGTGTTTACCAACCTCTTCACTCAAGGCAAGGGCGCAGGCCAACACGACATTAATGAACTCCTCAAACGTTTGGAGCAGAATGAATTTGATCTCGTTGCGGTGGGACGCGCATTGCTGGCTGATCCAGCCTGGGCCGCCAAGGTCCGCGATGGACGTTTTGACGAGCTCCAGCCGTTTACGCCGGAAGCGCTAAAAACACTGGTTTAA
- the mprF gene encoding bifunctional lysylphosphatidylglycerol flippase/synthetase MprF codes for MKEKLERYKIFRILASIYRIKAVRILIPIAVIGLVYWEGKRELRQISIGRTFRELRHLPVEAIVEIFAFSLFSVAVMCLYDLLIRRHFRLKVGFWSMFRYSWIANTFNNIIGFAGLTGAGLRTLLYRNSGISASLMASAVVFLSPVFATGLSILSWGIIAGWLPVGELMQEHRWLVFAVWGMALYLPFFVLMQRSSLFAKWFNRGEGRTPWTTVGVSLSASLLEWLCAGITFWLIAHSVLHDLSFTGIIGMYTVAAIAGILSMAPGGIGAFDLTILLGLERMGFPSDRSMAVLVLFRLFYYLIPWLIGLILSAFELGNTAKRAVDNLDGGSEVPLNVWQRLWRWPGQFRFLSDLGVWALGKLVLISGLVLLISAATPGLLYRIKMMEEILSMPIMRISHLLSVMIGFMLIVLSRGISLRIHRAYVITGILLLAGAIFTFAKAFDFEEAIFLLIVGLALWMSRSRFYRKGAALEIRSYLAWYGLSAAIAFLYFWIGSHVHHGWFKHLPTADHIHGMFGWRRYAITALIGLAGAWLLLTMMILLRPNRKVAAAAGPEDLGKLRVFLNSNKGNLLTHMLFTGDKSFFWAQEGRVLIPYARARDKLVVLGDPLGALELVPDAIAEFQQYADQYAMAVVFYQATPEFLPIYHEYGYRFFKLGEEALVHLDQFTLSGKKAADLRSVRNRFEREGYLFEVVSPPFGDELLKELRIVSDDWIRGRREKGFSLGWFDPDYLKQAPIALLKNPAGAVLAFATLAPGYDEGRTMSIDLMRHRNGTPNGTMDYLFIKLLEWCKEQGYGIFNLGNAPLSSVGKSKSALREEKLASLVFQYGGHWYGFKGLRRYKDKFMPEWEPRFLAYPAWVSLPVLTVDLVRLVSRKVRER; via the coding sequence ATGAAGGAGAAGCTGGAACGATATAAAATATTTCGCATCCTGGCTTCCATATACCGGATTAAAGCTGTCCGGATTCTAATACCGATAGCGGTGATCGGGCTGGTCTATTGGGAGGGAAAGCGCGAACTGCGCCAAATTTCCATCGGCCGCACTTTCAGGGAGCTGCGCCATCTGCCTGTTGAAGCCATCGTGGAAATATTCGCATTTTCACTTTTTTCCGTTGCGGTCATGTGCCTTTACGATTTATTGATCCGCCGTCATTTTCGGCTGAAGGTTGGATTTTGGAGCATGTTTCGGTACTCATGGATTGCCAACACGTTTAATAATATTATTGGTTTTGCCGGTTTGACCGGAGCCGGTCTCAGAACCCTTTTATATAGAAATAGCGGGATTTCGGCTTCGTTGATGGCCTCTGCCGTCGTGTTTTTGTCGCCAGTCTTCGCCACGGGGCTGTCGATTCTTTCCTGGGGCATCATTGCCGGATGGTTGCCCGTAGGCGAACTCATGCAGGAGCATCGATGGCTGGTATTCGCGGTATGGGGAATGGCGCTTTATTTACCGTTTTTTGTACTGATGCAAAGATCATCGTTGTTTGCCAAATGGTTCAACCGCGGCGAAGGAAGAACGCCATGGACAACCGTGGGCGTGTCTCTCAGCGCCTCGTTGCTGGAATGGCTCTGCGCCGGGATTACGTTCTGGCTGATTGCACACAGCGTGCTGCATGACTTATCCTTCACCGGCATCATCGGTATGTACACCGTCGCCGCAATAGCGGGAATTCTCAGTATGGCCCCGGGCGGGATCGGAGCGTTTGATTTGACCATACTGCTGGGTTTGGAACGGATGGGCTTTCCATCCGACCGTTCCATGGCTGTGCTGGTTCTATTCCGGTTGTTTTATTATCTTATCCCGTGGCTGATCGGGCTGATCCTGTCTGCTTTTGAGCTTGGCAATACGGCCAAACGCGCAGTGGATAATCTGGATGGCGGTTCCGAGGTTCCTTTGAATGTTTGGCAGCGGTTGTGGCGCTGGCCTGGACAATTCCGTTTCTTAAGCGATCTTGGCGTATGGGCGCTTGGCAAACTCGTTCTGATCAGCGGTTTGGTACTTCTGATTTCGGCTGCTACACCCGGACTGCTGTACCGAATCAAGATGATGGAAGAGATCTTATCCATGCCGATCATGCGCATCTCCCATTTGTTGTCGGTTATGATCGGGTTTATGCTGATTGTCCTTTCGCGCGGCATTTCCTTACGGATTCACCGGGCCTATGTGATAACAGGCATTTTGCTGCTTGCGGGCGCTATTTTTACATTTGCGAAGGCGTTTGACTTTGAGGAAGCGATCTTTCTTTTGATCGTCGGCCTTGCGCTGTGGATGTCGCGCTCACGCTTTTACCGGAAAGGGGCGGCGCTGGAAATTCGCAGCTACCTGGCTTGGTATGGGTTATCGGCGGCTATCGCTTTCTTGTATTTCTGGATCGGAAGCCATGTTCATCACGGCTGGTTCAAACATCTGCCGACGGCAGATCACATTCATGGAATGTTTGGATGGAGACGATACGCAATCACGGCGCTGATCGGCCTTGCCGGGGCGTGGCTGCTGCTGACCATGATGATCCTGCTCCGTCCCAACCGGAAAGTGGCCGCGGCCGCAGGGCCGGAAGATCTTGGGAAGCTGCGGGTTTTCCTAAACAGCAATAAAGGAAATTTGCTGACCCATATGCTGTTTACAGGGGATAAAAGCTTTTTCTGGGCTCAGGAAGGCCGGGTGCTTATTCCTTACGCCAGGGCTAGGGATAAGCTGGTGGTGCTGGGCGATCCGCTTGGTGCGTTAGAGCTTGTGCCGGACGCGATTGCGGAATTTCAACAGTATGCCGATCAATATGCGATGGCGGTCGTGTTTTATCAGGCGACGCCAGAGTTTCTGCCCATCTATCATGAATACGGCTACCGATTCTTCAAACTGGGTGAAGAGGCCCTGGTTCATCTGGATCAATTCACCCTTTCCGGCAAAAAAGCGGCGGATTTGCGCAGCGTGCGCAACCGGTTCGAGCGAGAAGGTTATCTGTTTGAAGTGGTATCCCCGCCGTTTGGCGATGAGCTTCTGAAGGAACTGCGCATCGTGTCGGATGACTGGATCAGAGGCAGAAGGGAAAAAGGGTTTTCGCTTGGCTGGTTTGATCCGGACTATTTGAAGCAGGCACCCATTGCGCTGCTGAAGAATCCGGCTGGAGCCGTTCTGGCTTTTGCTACGCTTGCACCCGGATATGACGAGGGGCGCACGATGTCCATCGACTTGATGAGGCATCGGAACGGCACGCCGAACGGCACGATGGATTATCTGTTCATCAAACTGCTGGAATGGTGCAAAGAGCAGGGATATGGAATCTTTAATCTCGGCAATGCGCCGCTATCCAGCGTCGGCAAAAGCAAAAGCGCTCTGCGCGAGGAAAAGCTTGCCTCACTGGTATTTCAGTATGGCGGCCATTGGTACGGATTCAAAGGTTTGCGCCGGTATAAGGACAAATTTATGCCGGAATGGGAACCGCGTTTCCTGGCTTATCCCGCTTGGGTTTCGCTGCCTGTGCTCACCGTGGATTTGGTTCGGCTGGTTTCCAGAAAGGTAAGGGAAAGATGA
- a CDS encoding stalk domain-containing protein gives MKKWLCLIISAAAALSLGTGALADGAPATSAEPKGDVAKMYRIKHEMKFDLNGKEAALDGKAITADTPILKGGRVYVPLRTLRQSGAADSVTWNAAKRQVQVVIQPEVQPPLNNLTFRIGSEDVYLPDGSAMGEKIPAPFLSSGKVYVPIRALSWLGIAVSTVKDTVSWNWSDKVIEVLKPEWETDQTSTTFTMLYQKDMYSPQYLYPLGGSGWGGETGKVTEKDISMDGRTYNRMQFTVNLRPGPNPVMLTAVSAGNKVVTVKRKVTNSSSLPVTILEEGKENIAFTSPNRGYIQAKPGQKIDVSGNILQKNDLFDNLTVNVKRYQPSSKDSYKVYEEVKSFKLPIKDQKFAGSFTLSEKGSYLISVISPAYIPFIENGPSMTQWAEFAVEVE, from the coding sequence ATGAAGAAATGGTTATGCCTGATTATATCAGCAGCCGCAGCCCTTAGCCTCGGAACGGGCGCTCTTGCAGATGGCGCTCCCGCAACCTCAGCGGAGCCGAAGGGTGATGTTGCGAAAATGTACAGAATTAAACATGAAATGAAATTTGACCTAAATGGGAAAGAAGCAGCGCTCGACGGAAAGGCCATTACGGCTGACACCCCTATACTAAAAGGGGGCCGTGTATATGTTCCCCTCCGTACCCTTCGCCAGTCCGGTGCTGCTGACAGCGTCACCTGGAATGCCGCGAAACGGCAGGTACAAGTCGTGATCCAGCCTGAGGTGCAGCCACCGCTTAATAATCTGACCTTCCGGATCGGTTCGGAGGATGTGTACCTTCCGGACGGAAGCGCAATGGGCGAGAAAATTCCGGCGCCGTTTCTTTCTTCGGGAAAGGTTTATGTGCCGATTCGGGCGTTATCCTGGCTCGGAATAGCTGTCTCAACCGTGAAGGATACGGTGAGCTGGAACTGGAGCGATAAAGTCATAGAGGTATTGAAGCCGGAGTGGGAGACTGATCAAACCAGCACCACATTCACCATGCTGTATCAGAAGGATATGTATAGTCCGCAGTACTTGTATCCTTTAGGAGGCAGCGGTTGGGGCGGCGAAACTGGCAAGGTCACGGAAAAGGATATATCTATGGATGGACGGACTTATAACCGTATGCAGTTTACAGTGAATTTACGCCCAGGGCCCAATCCGGTGATGCTCACTGCAGTGTCGGCTGGCAACAAGGTAGTCACTGTGAAGAGAAAGGTAACAAATAGCTCCTCGTTACCTGTCACCATATTGGAAGAGGGGAAAGAGAACATTGCTTTCACCAGTCCCAACCGTGGCTATATCCAGGCAAAACCCGGACAAAAGATTGATGTGTCGGGGAATATCCTGCAGAAAAACGACCTGTTTGATAACCTGACCGTCAACGTTAAACGGTATCAACCCTCAAGCAAGGACAGCTATAAGGTATATGAAGAGGTGAAAAGTTTCAAGCTGCCCATTAAGGACCAAAAATTCGCAGGCTCGTTCACATTAAGCGAAAAGGGCAGCTATCTGATCAGTGTAATCAGTCCTGCCTACATTCCTTTCATCGAAAACGGACCATCGATGACGCAATGGGCTGAATTTGCGGTAGAAGTAGAGTAG